The Gadus morhua chromosome 10, gadMor3.0, whole genome shotgun sequence genome segment TACAGAATAACACATTTGAGAACACTTTCGAAACCTGGTGTATGTATGATCAAATACGGCATTGTTATTCCATTGGACAGCACTGACCTGCTATACATGCCCTGGTATGAAAACCCAGTGTGCTTGGGTGCGAAGTGCAGGATCAGGGAGTGGAAGGCTTCAAGGGAGTAAGTCTGGTGCTGCGGAGACAGCTGTCGAACATCCTTCAGTAAGGATGTCCTTGTGATGATACCCTCCAGTTTTACTGCTGCCATTGAGCCTGCAAGAGACCAAGAtaggtaggcacacacacagcagacatacaaatagacagatatttttTCTCCAGTGGAAACACATGAAATTGTCCTGCATATGAATTACAGCAAACATATTTACAGTAAACAGAATGTTATGAAATCCCCAGAGTATGAAATAATGATTTAAATGGAAACCCTGTAGAGCATTCATAATGCCACATACTGTGTACTGTACCTGGTTCCAGCCACTCTTTATCTCGTTGATCCCCCTCCAGAGGGGCATGAGCGCAACTGGAGAAGGCAGGGGTGTCATGGTCGTGGATGTCCTGAATGTGATTCACCAAGCTTCTCCATTTGGCCTCCATCACTCCTGGATTGCCATCAGGGGTTGAGGCTGCAGTCCAGTACAGGTGGTTTACTATGGCTGGCCTCCACAACTGTAGTTGTTCACACTGTCTGTCTTTTGAGGCTGTATCCAAGGCCTTCCCCAGACCTGGTTTAGAACAAATGGTATTAATcgaaatgcaataaaaaaaaactgcttaAACTTTCCAACAATGGATACATACTTTTCCCAATGTGCCAGACATCAAAATAATGCTGTGTCCCTTCAGGGCACAGCTCTTCTCTCACCCATTTGGCAACCTAAGGAGTAAAGAGCAAACTTTTGTGGATGCTTGCACTGTCTGGCCCTCAGTGCATCAGCAAAGCACAAATGTCCAGCCTCAGTGAAATTCATAAATCtacattatttttctttttgtaaataCCTGGCGATGTCTGTCTGTGATGAGGGTTGACAAATGCAGGTCGTTCCGCCTCAGCAAGCCGATGCTGCGCTTGAGCCCCTCCATCTCACACCAAGAGCTGTTCGGGACCTCTGAGCTCTGCAACATAATATAAGTGTAAGTGTAGCCCTATGCATGGTTGTACACGTGTGGAAAAGTGCTATATTAagatgcagtccatttaacaaATTGCAGAGAGTTCATTTCTTTCTGTCTAATAACATCAGGCTtacctgaacaagctgaacatcaaCCACCTTGTTTACTCTGTCCTCTATCAATGTGTAGGAGCCGTACTTTGCACAGTGCCCTGGAGAATCTGACCTGGGGATAATTAGAAATTAAAATTATGTTTCAAGTTTAATTTAAGTTTAATAACCAGTGTCTGTAAAGACAATCCACCATGACATCTGCAAATGTAAACTAAAGCCGCCCTGcatgataacaaataaaaaaaaaatgtgcaacTGGTCTATGAGCTCTCGCACAAACAAAGTGTGGAGAACAGTATTAGGATACAAAATTAACAATGACATGAGATTATTAAAGTTCATACCCCTTAGTGGCCGCTAGCATAGAATCAACAAATTCTGCTTTACCTGCAGTCACCAGCAACAACTAGGCCTCCATCCATTGCCTTGAGGTCACTAAAATTC includes the following:
- the LOC115551994 gene encoding uncharacterized protein LOC115551994; this translates as MEGLKRSIGLLRRNDLHLSTLITDRHRQVAKWVREELCPEGTQHYFDVWHIGKSLGKALDTASKDRQCEQLQLWRPAIVNHLYWTAASTPDGNPGVMEAKWRSLVNHIQDIHDHDTPAFSSCAHAPLEGDQRDKEWLEPGSMAAVKLEGIITRTSLLKDVRQLSPQHQTYSLEAFHSLILHFAPKHTGFSYQGMYSRLLLAALHYNHNANRETARRSDGLERYSVRYPRFRKGAWVVVPIKEKASYGYATSLIEALRESYMDSPKALQEVSANLSACAPAPIAKSFEQIPKEEAVSLYLAQQSRYKKFN